The window CGAAGCGTCGGACCGACTCGCGGAGGCCCTCGCTACGCAGTTCCTCCAGGAACAGCGGCATGAAGCCGATCACGGCATAGACCAGCGCCAAGCCGCCGAGGATGCGGGTGCCGAGCGAGAGGCCGGCACCAAGGCCGACGATCAGGATCGTGCGCGGCGAAGGCTGCGGATATTCCTCGGCGAGGCGGACGAGGCCCAGCATCAGGATGATCATGGCCACTGCGAAGGGCGCATCCTTCGGGTTCATGAACATGTGGCCGTAGAAGATCGGGCAGAGCGCGAGCAGCAGGAGCGAGGCAAGTCCCGCAAGGGGGCCACCGACCCGGCGGCCGAGCCGCCACGTCACCGCAAGTCCGATCACGCCGACGACGGCGCCGACCAGACGTCGCGTCTCGAACAGCTCGAGCGGAATCACCTTGTGCAGGAGCGCCGCGATCATGTCGAAGCCGCCGCCATACATATAGAGGTTGGCGAAGGAGAGTGCCGCGGTGTCCTTGAAACCGGAACCGAACATGCGCAGCAGCAGGTCGGCATATTCGGCGTGGGTGTAGTCGTCCCAGCCGAGCCCGTAGTCGCGGAAGGTCAAGCCTGCAATGACGACGACCGCAGCCAGCACCAGCATGGCGAGATCGTCGCAAGTCCGTTCAACCGAGCGCCGCAGGGGCGTGTCGATCGCCGAAGTCGTGATGGATGTCATGGCTATTGGTGACCCGGAATCCCCTCTTGGCCCTGCTGGTGCGCGCGGGCCTGCTCCCCGGAATCCCTATAGCGCAGTTCCATTAGCAAGTAATTGGGCATTATGGCTAATTCCTGATGCGACGCAGCAAATCCGGCCAACTTGAGAGCGGCCTAAAGTAGCGAGCCGTAGCTGAAGGGAATGTGAATAAGTCCCTGATTTCCTTTCCTTTAGGAACGCAGGTTATAATTCGACGTTGGCGTGGAACACCGGATGACGGTATCGTGGCGTGACGAGGGTCGCGTGTGGCTGCGCGGCTAGGGGTGAGTTCGATGGCGTTGGCATTGTTGATCGCGGGGATTTTCGCCGTTTTGGCGGGCCTCCTTGCGATCCTGTTCGGCTTCACCGTCAGGGAATTCAGTCTCGGCAGCACCCTCATAATCTCCGGCACCATCGGCGTCTGCTCCGGAATGTTACTGGCCGGCCTCTACGTCGTGGTCGCGGAATTGAAGGGCTTGGCCCGCCGGCTCGCTGGATCCATCGCGCCGTCCGACGTTCGGGTCAGGCCCGTGCTTCCGGGTCTCGGCTTGCCTGGAACGCCTGCCGCCGCCCCTGAGCCGACGGGCGCAGAGAAGATGGAGCCGGCGCCGCCATTGCCGGCCGCAGGCCCGCCGCCGTGGCAGAGCGAAGCAGCCGCGCGCGAGCGTCCGCGCGTCGAACCTCCGCCACCGCCGGAAGCTCCGAGCCCGCCTGAGGTTCCGGAACCGCCGCGCCGGCGCAACCTGTTGTTCGCCTCGACCTCCCGCAAGGAGCGAGAGCGCGCGGAGGCGAAGACTGGCGAGGGCGTGCCGCCGCTGCCGCCTGCCGAGCCGTCGGCGGAGCCTGCCCCGGAGGCGCCGCCTGCGAGCTTTGACGACGCTTGGCCGAAGCCGGACCGTATGAGGCCTGCAGAGCCGCCGGCCGCCTCGCGGCGACCGCCATCGCGCTCGCCGTCGACCTTCGCGGAGGCTGCTCCGCCACCTGCGCCGGAGCCGGCGGCCGCGGCCGAGCAGGCGCCCGTGACAGTGCTCAAATCCGGCATCGTCGACGGCATGGCCTATTCGCTCTATTCCGACGGCTCGATCGAAGCCCAGATGCCGGAGGGGATGATGCGCTTTGCCTCGATCGACGAGCTGCGCTCCCACCTCGACCAGCGGGGCGCTTGAAGAGCGGGCGCAGGCAAGTCTGGCGCAGCCAAGTAAAGCGCTGGCGTTCTTGTTGGTTCGTCAGTAAATCCGCCCATACGCCTCAGTGGTCCCATTTCAGCCAAACGTATTGTTGACACGGAATACTCTGACGTCGTCTCTCCCGTGAGACGCAAGGTGGAGAAGGGCGGGGCCGATGTCGGATGCCGGGGCGAAGAATTTCATTGAGCTGACGGCGAGCATCGTGTCGGCCTATCTCAGCAATAATCCGACGCCTGCGGCTGAGATTCCGAACCTGATCAGCCAGGTGCATGGCGCGCTGGTGCGCGTTTCGTCGGGCCGCACCGAGACGGTGCCGCTCGAGCCCGCGAAGCCGGCGGTCTCGCTGAAGAAGTCGATCGCGCCCGATTATCTGGTCTGCCTGGAAGACGGCAAGCGCTTCAAGTCGCTGAAGCGCCATCTGCGCACCCAGTACAACATGACGCCGGAGCAATATCGCGAGAAATGGGGCCTGCCGGCCGACTATCCCATGGTCGCGCCGAACTATGCGGTGGCCCGCTCGCAGCTTGCGAAGCAGATGGGACTGGGACAGCAGCAGCGGAAGCGGAAGTAGATCTTCTACGAGGCTTCCGCGAGAGCCTCTTTCGCGTCGGTCTTGATGCGCTCGACCATCGAGCGCAGGCCGTTGGAACGCTGCGGCGTCAGATGATCGCGAAAGCCGAACTCGTCGAATACGGCAATGGCGTCGGTCGCAAGAATCTCCTGCGGCGTGCGGCCTGAGTAAAGCGACAGCACGATCGCGACCAGCCCGCGCACGATATGGGCGTCACTGTCGCCGCGATATGTCAGGATTGGCGCGCCGCCATCGCGATGATCGATCAGCTTCTGAAGCCAGACCTGGCTGACACAGCCATTGACCTTGTTCTCGGCCGAATGCTCAGCCTCGGACATCGGTTCCAGGGTGCGGCCGAGCTCGATGACGTACCGATAGCGGTCGTCCCACTCGTCCAGAATCTCGAAATTATCCCTGATTTCGTCGATCGTCGTCATGCTGGCCCAAAGTTCCCGTTCAGGCCAATATAGGAACGCAAGCGCGTGAAATCGATAGGGTTTAGGCGCTAATTCGCCGGTGCGAGCGCCGGGCCGCGCCATTCCAGCGCGAGGTCGTCCTGGGACAGGGTGTCGCGCGGCGCCTCGCTCGCAGCAAGATCGCCTTCGCCGGCCATCGCGATCGAGCCGGTGTGGTCGGGCGCCTTCTTGTCGGGCTTCTCGAGCTGCTCTTTCTTGTCGTTGATGATCTGATAGATCTTCTTCGCGCCGTCCTGCGCGCGCTGGCCGATGATGGTCGCGGCCTGTCCGCCGACCTCGCAGGCCGCCGGCTGGCGCTTGCAGAACTGAGTCATGTCGGAGACGGCCGCGGTCGCAGCCTGCACCGCGTCGGCAGCGCCGATCTGCGGCAGCTTGTCCGATTCGGGCGTCTTGTCCCGCGGCAGGAGCACCAGCACCAGCCCGAGCCAGAATGTGATGCGAAGCAGAAAGCGCATCTTGCGACCTGTATGTTAGACCCCGTCGCGGCGATCTCCGCGGATGTCGGACCTAGCAACTCTCGATAAATCGCAAGTGATTGCCTTCCGCTTAATTCGCGGAAAATTGACTCAAGAATCTTTGCAATCGACGGTGTCGTAAATTTTCGATTGACGTCCGTGCCGTGAGCTCTGCCGCCACGCCCGTCCACC of the Bradyrhizobium sp. WSM1417 genome contains:
- a CDS encoding SufE family protein — encoded protein: MTTIDEIRDNFEILDEWDDRYRYVIELGRTLEPMSEAEHSAENKVNGCVSQVWLQKLIDHRDGGAPILTYRGDSDAHIVRGLVAIVLSLYSGRTPQEILATDAIAVFDEFGFRDHLTPQRSNGLRSMVERIKTDAKEALAEAS
- a CDS encoding MucR family transcriptional regulator — translated: MSDAGAKNFIELTASIVSAYLSNNPTPAAEIPNLISQVHGALVRVSSGRTETVPLEPAKPAVSLKKSIAPDYLVCLEDGKRFKSLKRHLRTQYNMTPEQYREKWGLPADYPMVAPNYAVARSQLAKQMGLGQQQRKRK
- a CDS encoding DUF5330 domain-containing protein; the protein is MRFLLRITFWLGLVLVLLPRDKTPESDKLPQIGAADAVQAATAAVSDMTQFCKRQPAACEVGGQAATIIGQRAQDGAKKIYQIINDKKEQLEKPDKKAPDHTGSIAMAGEGDLAASEAPRDTLSQDDLALEWRGPALAPAN